From the Wolbachia endosymbiont (group B) of Protocalliphora azurea genome, one window contains:
- a CDS encoding ankyrin repeat domain-containing protein, producing the protein MPETYPAWGRKRSLHGDIYQLKWVMLLLKRAVDVGYSFRLATEMESATGFDDIVFQDRKNEKIVHRFIQNKHKQNECEKIGVGKLLSKNKSGEFSVPKYFVSYLKIKINPDFADGDLKDFTICTNIGFDLAQSTTQNTIKKLKAKTSGPNKGIEIAVEVISTSDIFFKYGGTRYKFSCTHDNMISIVQPAFKSAVKEAIEELEKEIKELQGKSDQNSKRKLERNQVWQREFERMTNEGKLEENIREFFDKLVFAVNQPNEIKLAEIIENELGKEFNNIDKKNVYGRFLVEVLDWMKAREGKFLSHEEINEFFEKIREEILGAVWFDVRGPVRLFTGRDEELGMLHDSLQRNPKGAVISYITSISGPGGMGKSQLARKYACKYRRYYDDNVIWIDAENFEAMKDSFLRLARNRLGISPKDKYGNDKTIETIVREVYAFFARRRSLFIFDNVQEYKKISKFLPFSLSPDLNKPHILITSHDQELEKGIDVIKLGELEQRDAIEFVKKGFNILKKDKSQDREIENLVRRLQCFPLAIQQAISYIEDQRIIEKFKISDYLKEYEKKAKKLLKSKIFQGIDNNYTKTTFTAWEVTMDKVRSDEQYGPLASEILDVLAYFAPDKIAREIFLNSVSDYKKKQLKLAIRLLVRYSMVGGEQNQSVLNIHSLVQKVTRLKLQENRQEEEVLRKALELINSGGLAQGSMSHIAFVWGYASTYGKLIDNFYFNSFYVYGGTLFIRKSTPLHLLAESGDCKAISAIITHIEKYYPGELVKIVNVKDNHGQTLLHIAAKSGNLNVMKCLVNKGASTNTKDKYDNTPLHSAAYYAGELDIVKYLIIKNNNINAKGEYGRTPLHIAAINGDLDMVEYLIKRYANIDAKDNCGMTPLHLAADVGELGIVEHLINEDAYVDARDEHYRSPLFFAAENGKLNVVKCLIEKGANVNAKNEYGETALHRVVYKATFSGDLRIVEFLINKGANVNARDRNSRTLLHYSALSGSCNIAECLIREGANINAKDKDGNTALHLAVIRQKVDITRTLLKHNANVNARNNLGNTVLDCAVDNCQELVELLLTHDESVEVA; encoded by the coding sequence ATGCCTGAAACTTATCCTGCTTGGGGAAGAAAGCGGTCTCTTCATGGTGATATCTACCAACTAAAGTGGGTAATGCTGCTTCTCAAACGTGCAGTAGATGTTGGATATTCTTTCCGTTTAGCTACAGAAATGGAATCAGCTACGGGTTTTGATGATATTGTTTTTCAGGATAGGAAAAATGAAAAAATAGTACATAGGTTTATACAAAACAAACACAAGCAAAATGAATGCGAAAAAATCGGTGTAGGTAAATTGCTTTCAAAAAATAAAAGTGGTGAATTTAGCGTTCCAAAATATTTTGTTTCCTATCTAAAGATTAAAATTAATCCAGATTTTGCAGATGGTGACCTAAAGGACTTTACTATCTGTACTAATATCGGTTTCGATCTAGCTCAAAGTACAACACAAAATACAATAAAAAAGTTGAAAGCAAAAACTTCGGGACCAAACAAAGGAATAGAAATTGCAGTTGAAGTAATAAGCACTAGTGATATTTTTTTTAAATACGGCGGTACGAGATACAAGTTCTCTTGTACTCACGATAACATGATTTCAATAGTGCAACCGGCATTTAAGAGTGCTGTAAAAGAAGCAATAGAAGAATTGGAAAAGGAGATAAAAGAACTTCAAGGTAAATCAGATCAAAACTCAAAAAGAAAATTGGAAAGAAATCAGGTATGGCAACGTGAGTTTGAGCGAATGACAAATGAAGGCAAGTTAGAAGAGAATATAAGGGAATTTTTTGATAAATTAGTATTTGCAGTAAATCAACCTAACGAGATAAAACTAGCGGAAATCATTGAGAATGAGTTAGGCAAAGAATTTAATAATATCGATAAAAAGAACGTTTATGGTCGCTTTCTGGTAGAAGTTCTGGATTGGATGAAAGCAAGAGAGGGAAAGTTTCTATCACATGAAGAAATAAATGAGTTTTTTGAAAAAATAAGAGAGGAAATTTTAGGAGCGGTATGGTTTGATGTAAGAGGTCCAGTCAGACTATTTACAGGAAGAGATGAGGAATTGGGAATGCTACATGATTCGCTACAACGCAATCCCAAAGGTGCTGTAATTTCATACATAACGTCTATTAGTGGTCCTGGGGGGATGGGAAAAAGCCAGTTAGCTAGAAAATATGCTTGTAAATATAGAAGATATTATGACGACAATGTTATATGGATAGACGCTGAAAACTTTGAAGCTATGAAAGATTCTTTCTTAAGGTTAGCTAGAAATAGATTAGGTATTTCCCCTAAAGATAAGTATGGAAACGACAAAACGATAGAAACTATTGTTAGAGAAGTATATGCTTTCTTCGCAAGAAGGAGGAGCCTGTTCATTTTCGATAACGTTCAAGAGTACAAAAAGATAAGTAAATTTTTGCCATTTTCTTTATCTCCTGATCTTAACAAGCCTCATATTTTGATTACCTCGCATGATCAGGAACTGGAAAAGGGAATAGACGTTATAAAGCTAGGAGAATTGGAACAAAGAGACGCTATAGAGTTTGTTAAAAAAGGATTTAATATACTAAAAAAAGATAAATCGCAAGATCGGGAGATAGAAAATTTGGTAAGAAGGTTGCAATGCTTTCCTTTAGCTATACAACAAGCAATATCATATATCGAAGATCAGAGAATAATAGAGAAGTTTAAAATTAGTGATTACCTAAAAGAGTATGAAAAGAAAGCTAAGAAGTTGCTTAAGTCTAAAATATTTCAAGGAATTGATAATAACTATACTAAAACAACTTTTACAGCTTGGGAAGTTACGATGGATAAAGTAAGAAGTGATGAACAATATGGACCATTAGCTTCAGAGATTTTAGATGTTTTGGCTTATTTTGCACCTGATAAAATCGCTAGAGAAATATTCTTAAATTCGGTAAGTGATTATAAGAAAAAGCAGTTAAAGCTAGCCATCCGTTTACTTGTGAGATATTCCATGGTGGGCGGTGAACAAAACCAAAGTGTATTAAATATCCACAGTCTAGTACAAAAAGTAACAAGATTAAAATTACAAGAGAACCGACAAGAAGAGGAAGTTCTAAGGAAAGCTTTGGAATTGATAAACAGTGGTGGTTTAGCACAAGGTAGTATGAGCCATATTGCATTTGTATGGGGATACGCAAGTACATACGGTAAGTTGATTGATAACTTTTACTTTAACTCATTTTATGTATATGGAGGAACACTGTTTATAAGGAAAAGCACCCCTTTGCACTTGCTTGCTGAAAGTGGTGATTGTAAAGCAATTAGTGCAATAATAACACATATAGAAAAATATTACCCAGGTGAATTGGTAAAAATTGTTAATGTTAAGGACAATCACGGTCAAACTTTGTTGCATATTGCTGCTAAGAGTGGAAATTTGAATGTAATGAAATGTCTAGTCAATAAAGGTGCTAGCACTAATACTAAAGATAAATATGATAATACTCCATTGCATTCAGCTGCTTATTACGCTGGGGAATTGGATATAGTAAAATACCTGATTATTAAAAATAATAACATTAATGCTAAAGGCGAATATGGCAGGACTCCATTACACATTGCTGCTATAAATGGAGATCTAGATATGGTGGAATATCTAATCAAAAGGTATGCTAATATTGACGCTAAAGACAATTGTGGTATGACTCCATTACATTTAGCTGCTGACGTTGGGGAATTGGGTATAGTGGAACACCTAATTAATGAGGATGCTTATGTTGATGCTAGGGACGAACACTACAGAAGCCCATTATTTTTTGCTGCTGAGAATGGAAAATTAAATGTAGTGAAGTGCCTAATTGAAAAAGGTGCTAATGTTAATGCCAAGAATGAATATGGCGAAACAGCGTTACACCGCGTTGTCTATAAAGCCACTTTCAGTGGAGACTTAAGAATAGTGGAGTTTCTAATCAATAAAGGTGCTAATGTTAATGCTAGAGATAGAAATAGTAGAACTCTATTACACTACTCTGCTTTATCTGGAAGCTGCAATATTGCAGAATGCCTTATTCGAGAAGGTGCTAATATTAATGCTAAGGATAAAGATGGCAACACTGCACTACACTTGGCTGTTATTAGGCAAAAGGTTGATATAACGAGGACGCTACTAAAACACAATGCAAACGTTAACGCTAGAAATAATTTAGGGAATACAGTACTGGACTGTGCAGTTGATAACTGCCAAGAACTTGTGGAGTTGCTTTTAACCCATGATGAAAGTGTTGAAGTAGCTTAA
- the hemJ gene encoding protoporphyrinogen oxidase HemJ has protein sequence MGYYHWLEAFHVISVIMWVAGMLYLPRLYVYHASVKPGSENDSLLQIMEKRLLRYIINPAMLFSLSFGIMLMIIREAYREGWFHVKALALFLMFAIHVLLAKHRKNFAVGLNKKTHVYFRVLNEAVTVLIIIIVIMVIVKPF, from the coding sequence ATGGGCTACTATCACTGGCTTGAAGCTTTTCACGTTATCTCTGTAATTATGTGGGTGGCAGGTATGCTCTATTTGCCAAGGCTTTATGTTTATCATGCATCTGTAAAACCAGGGTCAGAAAATGACAGCTTACTTCAAATAATGGAGAAGAGACTCCTTAGATATATCATAAACCCTGCAATGCTTTTCTCCCTTAGTTTTGGAATTATGCTAATGATTATTAGGGAAGCATATCGCGAAGGGTGGTTTCATGTAAAAGCGCTAGCATTATTCTTAATGTTTGCTATTCATGTCCTACTTGCAAAGCATAGGAAAAATTTTGCAGTGGGCTTGAATAAGAAAACTCACGTTTATTTTCGTGTTTTAAACGAAGCAGTAACAGTGTTAATAATAATTATAGTTATTATGGTTATTGTAAAACCTTTTTGA
- a CDS encoding tyrosine-type recombinase/integrase — protein sequence MDLGSIIEKWYDWLKYNRSYSPNTLESYMRDLKDLISFLNTHIGEEVNVGSLEKLSIPELRSWFTSRYARGVNARSNTRALSVIRNFFKYIKNNYEINNEAVFSLSRPIQRRTLPKALSISNIETLLKEMKLPDLGEPWVVKREIAIVVLLYGTGLRITEALNLKVSDISNESLIVTGKGDKQRQVFILPVVKKCIQKYIKACPHFDEAGHLFVGVRGKKLGRTYVANRLQKIRRFLNLPEILSPHAFRHSFATHLLQEDIDIRSIQQLLGHSSLETTQVYTHLNYQDVFNMYKNFQKSLNKKSKS from the coding sequence GTGGACCTCGGTTCAATCATTGAAAAATGGTATGATTGGCTAAAGTACAACAGGTCTTACTCACCAAACACTTTGGAGTCATACATGAGGGACCTCAAGGATCTTATAAGTTTCCTAAATACTCACATTGGTGAAGAAGTAAATGTTGGCTCTTTAGAAAAATTAAGCATACCTGAACTGAGAAGTTGGTTTACCTCTCGTTATGCAAGAGGTGTAAATGCGAGATCTAACACTCGCGCATTGTCAGTAATCAGAAATTTTTTCAAATATATAAAAAACAATTATGAAATAAATAATGAAGCGGTATTTTCTTTATCAAGGCCAATTCAGAGAAGAACTCTACCTAAAGCACTTTCAATATCTAACATAGAAACTCTATTGAAAGAAATGAAATTGCCTGATCTAGGCGAGCCTTGGGTGGTAAAAAGAGAAATTGCAATTGTCGTTCTGCTATATGGTACGGGCTTAAGAATCACTGAAGCACTGAATCTTAAGGTTAGTGATATTAGCAATGAAAGTTTAATAGTAACAGGTAAGGGAGATAAACAAAGGCAGGTATTTATTCTTCCAGTAGTAAAAAAGTGTATACAAAAATATATAAAAGCTTGTCCCCACTTTGACGAAGCGGGACATCTTTTTGTCGGGGTAAGAGGAAAAAAATTGGGAAGAACTTATGTTGCTAATCGTTTGCAAAAAATAAGAAGATTTTTAAACTTACCAGAAATTTTATCTCCACATGCATTTCGCCATAGTTTTGCTACTCATTTGCTTCAGGAAGATATTGACATAAGATCAATACAACAGCTGCTTGGCCACTCAAGCCTTGAAACTACTCAAGTTTACACTCACCTAAATTATCAAGATGTCTTCAATATGTATAAAAACTTTCAGAAGAGTTTGAATAAAAAATCGAAATCTTAA
- the gatB gene encoding Asp-tRNA(Asn)/Glu-tRNA(Gln) amidotransferase subunit GatB, protein MTKENWETVIGLEVHAQVSSKTKLFSSSLTEFGTEHNTQVSLVDAAMPGTLPVLNYSCIEQAICTGLAISAEINKCSYFDRKNYFYPDLPQGYQITQFFEPIVKNGKVFINNNEKEIRIARIHLEQDAGKSIHEESKTYVDLNRAGVALMEIVSEPDLRSSAEAAEFMKKLRQILRYIGSCDGDMEKGSLRCDANVSVRPKGSSTFGTRCEIKNLNSIRYIVQAIDYEAQRQIKILESGGEISQDTLLFDVTLGKTKVMRSKEDSSDYRYFPEPDLLPVEISQDKIDSIKSSLPELPDQKKLRYINELGINEYDADVITSDKATADYFEELIKKHDSKIAVTWLTVELFGRLNKANIDIVSSPIKADALSELLDFIVDGTISAKLGKQVFDIMFETGKPASLIIEEQDLKQITDRDQISEIIDTIVNNNQDKVQEYKSGKTRLYGFFVGEVMKSTKGKASPDVVNSILSERLSN, encoded by the coding sequence ATGACAAAAGAAAACTGGGAGACAGTAATTGGACTTGAGGTACACGCTCAGGTTTCTTCTAAGACAAAGCTATTTTCTAGTTCACTAACGGAATTTGGCACTGAGCACAATACTCAAGTTTCTCTAGTTGATGCAGCAATGCCAGGTACACTACCAGTATTAAATTATAGCTGCATAGAGCAAGCAATATGCACCGGACTTGCAATTTCTGCAGAAATTAATAAATGCTCTTACTTTGACCGGAAAAATTATTTTTATCCCGATTTACCACAAGGTTACCAAATAACCCAGTTCTTTGAGCCAATAGTTAAAAATGGTAAAGTGTTTATCAATAATAATGAAAAAGAAATAAGAATCGCAAGAATTCACTTAGAGCAAGATGCAGGAAAGAGTATTCATGAAGAAAGCAAAACTTACGTAGATTTAAATCGTGCAGGTGTTGCTTTAATGGAAATTGTTTCAGAGCCAGATCTTCGTTCATCTGCAGAAGCTGCAGAATTCATGAAAAAATTGAGGCAGATTTTGCGTTACATCGGTTCATGTGATGGTGATATGGAAAAGGGGTCACTTCGCTGTGATGCAAATGTTTCTGTTCGCCCAAAGGGTAGTAGCACATTTGGCACTCGTTGTGAAATAAAAAACTTAAATTCAATACGTTATATTGTACAAGCTATAGATTATGAAGCACAAAGGCAGATCAAAATTTTGGAAAGCGGAGGAGAAATAAGTCAAGATACCTTATTGTTTGATGTCACTTTAGGAAAAACAAAAGTGATGAGAAGCAAAGAAGATTCAAGTGACTATAGATATTTCCCTGAACCTGATTTGCTACCTGTTGAAATAAGCCAAGACAAAATTGATTCTATTAAATCATCTTTACCCGAGTTACCAGATCAAAAAAAACTGCGGTACATTAATGAATTAGGTATAAATGAATACGATGCAGACGTTATCACTTCTGATAAAGCAACCGCTGATTACTTTGAGGAATTAATAAAAAAGCATGATTCAAAGATTGCAGTTACCTGGTTAACCGTAGAGCTTTTCGGTCGTTTAAACAAAGCAAATATTGATATTGTTAGCTCCCCAATTAAAGCAGATGCTTTGTCCGAGCTCCTCGACTTTATCGTCGATGGAACGATCTCTGCTAAACTTGGCAAACAAGTTTTTGATATTATGTTTGAAACTGGCAAACCTGCGTCTTTGATTATAGAAGAACAGGACCTCAAGCAAATAACCGATAGAGATCAAATATCGGAAATTATCGACACAATCGTCAATAACAACCAAGATAAAGTTCAAGAATATAAAAGCGGTAAAACAAGATTATACGGATTCTTTGTTGGCGAAGTTATGAAATCCACTAAGGGAAAAGCCAGCCCTGATGTGGTGAATTCAATTTTGAGTGAGAGATTAAGTAATTAG
- the pdhA gene encoding pyruvate dehydrogenase (acetyl-transferring) E1 component subunit alpha — protein MKAGNFTKEQVIGFYRKMLLIRRFEEKAGQLYGMGLIGGFCHLSIGQEAVAVGTQAASKPGDAFITSYRDHGLMLACNSDPNVVMAELNGKETGCSKGKGGSMHIFDVEKNFFGGHGIVGAQVPIGTGIAFANKYKKKDNVVFTYFGDGAANQGQVYESFNMASLWKLPVVYIIENNEYAMGTSVQRSTLVTELYKRGESFGIPGKQVDGMDFFSVYEVTSEIAEHVRGGKGPLLLEMKTYRYRGHSMSDPATYRTKEEVEDMKQNHDPISNLKQYMKDNKIASDEECKAIDKEIRDLVKKSEDFAKSSKEPEIDELYTDVYKFVS, from the coding sequence ATGAAAGCAGGAAATTTCACTAAAGAGCAAGTGATTGGGTTCTACAGAAAAATGCTTCTAATACGCAGATTTGAGGAAAAAGCAGGACAATTATACGGAATGGGATTAATAGGCGGATTCTGTCACTTATCAATAGGGCAAGAAGCAGTTGCAGTTGGGACTCAAGCTGCATCAAAACCTGGTGATGCTTTTATCACAAGCTATAGAGACCATGGCTTAATGCTTGCATGTAATTCTGATCCAAATGTTGTGATGGCAGAACTAAACGGCAAAGAAACAGGGTGTTCAAAAGGTAAAGGTGGCTCCATGCACATATTTGATGTTGAAAAAAATTTCTTTGGTGGACATGGAATAGTAGGTGCACAAGTCCCAATTGGTACAGGAATAGCATTTGCTAATAAATACAAGAAAAAAGATAACGTTGTATTCACATATTTTGGTGACGGTGCTGCAAATCAAGGACAAGTATATGAATCATTTAATATGGCATCTTTGTGGAAGTTACCTGTGGTTTATATCATAGAAAATAACGAATACGCAATGGGAACTTCTGTGCAAAGATCAACTTTAGTAACTGAACTATATAAAAGAGGAGAGAGTTTTGGTATTCCTGGAAAACAAGTTGATGGAATGGATTTTTTCTCTGTCTATGAGGTAACAAGTGAAATAGCTGAGCACGTACGTGGGGGAAAAGGACCTCTCTTGCTTGAAATGAAGACATATCGATATCGTGGCCATTCGATGTCAGATCCTGCTACTTATCGCACAAAAGAAGAAGTTGAAGATATGAAGCAAAATCATGATCCTATAAGTAATTTAAAGCAGTATATGAAAGATAATAAAATAGCTTCTGATGAAGAATGCAAAGCTATTGATAAGGAAATACGAGACTTAGTAAAAAAGTCAGAAGATTTTGCTAAAAGTAGTAAAGAGCCAGAGATTGATGAGCTGTATACTGATGTTTATAAATTTGTTAGCTAA